One region of Etheostoma cragini isolate CJK2018 chromosome 16, CSU_Ecrag_1.0, whole genome shotgun sequence genomic DNA includes:
- the ccdc80l2 gene encoding coiled-coil domain-containing protein 80: MIDFFKSHLPLLLFAALWSLSYPSLLTAWSGISRSKPKDQLDPNVRDWGDYSDLPPGIEQGLGLDEEHGDNRGVGESSSSLDTELDFLADFAGKKRLWVITAPSHDDHYLRLMEKQLEEMEQKGLNCRLAERDTFIITIIQNAMMEGRIQKTTFQGDATVESLDPDTVSKLLHYLELTSQEQGFTMLVLKKNLRVSERFPYAVRVEAVLELIDHFPMRKLEKMTRKGSNLRCKTTKKKVVMKRKKIKKKMVPSPQRQGNMTSVVALQRKPPLDKKALLKSKIQDILSGRSRFVIRTVPAVGSTKGMASNSGGRATSNGHERVHSHTSVSKGNKEVKKDRPDSTVEEGNGRHEGKNREDKKGQNLKDDTQEKQSSKKKGKGNKGKKGKGRGKKSNRENSESDKTALKEFLDSLKGKRRLMLISTPSRDATLYIQQKDNNEKQHCDLAIRKITVATTVGSGRDATLTLRHHQLESEPPLSDQSEHFSDSGLVSVLRAEFGLSSSDLFSMTVTDYDIKPNRVFEAPPSSTALFEYIDNFPSRRSEKEKERRTPLSCSNGKQNPEAENSLLRFMSKRRLLLISAPSEDDYSFQQQHSAFSGQECNLGIRHFAMLKLIGTGDKASGTVELFPLNGRSQSEVEPLSPDMVNNLREQLKISKDYFSMLVVGKDSDVKAWFPSPMWSLDSIYDLVDSMELRLQEEKLQKKLGIHCPEDRGREGSEGGHYHSYDEDRAEETYLYYKSEE; this comes from the exons ATGATTGATTTCTTTAAGTCACACTTGCCTCTGCTGTTGTTTGCTGCTCTGTGGAGCCTCAGCTACCCAAGTTTGCTCACCGCCTGGTCGGGCATCAGTCGCAGCAAGCCCAAGGATCAGCTGGACCCTAATGTGCGGGACTGGGGAGACTATTCAGACCTGCCTCCCGGGATTGAGCAGGGGTTGGGGTTGGACGAAGAACATGGAGACAACAGAGGAGTTGGAGAGTCTTCATCAAGCCTGGACACAGAGCTAGATTTCCTGGCTGACTTTGCAG GTAAAAAGCGACTGTGGGTGATAACAGCCCCATCACACGATGATCACTACCTTCGTTTGATGGAAAAACAGCTGGAAGAAATGGAACAA AAAGGGCTCAACTGCCGTCTAGCAGAAAGAGACACattcatcatcaccatcatccaGAACGCCATGATGGAAGGTCGCATTCAGAAAACCACTTTCCAAGGAGACGCCACAGTGGAGAGCCTGGACCCTGACACAGTTAGCAAACTGCTGCACTACCTGGAGCTCACCAGCCAG GAGCAAGGGTTCACCATGCTGGTTCTGAAGAAGAACCTTCGGGTCAGTGAGCGCTTCCCCTATGCGGTCCGAGTTGAGGCAGTTTTGGAGCTCATTGATCATTTCCCCATGAGGAAACTGGAGAAGATGACAAGAAAAGGATCCAATTTGAG gtgTAAAACCACTAAAAAGAAGGTTgtgatgaaaaggaaaaagattaaGAAGAAGATGGTACCGAGCCCTCAGAGGCAAGGGAATATGACTTCAGTTGTGGCATTACAAAGAAAACCTCCACTGGACAAAAAAGCTCTCCTGAAGAGTAAAATCCAGGATATTCTGAGTGGACGGTCGAGGTTCGTTATCCGTACGGTGCCTGCTGTGGGGTCCACGAAGGGAATGGCTTCGAACAGCGGTGGCCGAGCCACTTCTAACGGACATGAAAGAGTACACAGCCACACATCTGTGTCAAAGGGCAACAAAGAAGTGAAGAAAGACAG GCCTGACTCCACTGTGGAAGAAGGGAATGGTAGACATGAAGGGAAAAACAGGGAAGATAAAAAAGGGCAAAATTTAAAGGAtgacacacaggaaaaacagaGCTCTAAGAAGAAGGGTAAAGGGAACAAAGGTAAGAAAGGGAAAGGAAGAGGGAAAAAGTCCAACAGAGAGAACAGTGAGAGTGATAAAACAGCGCTGAAGGAGTTTTTGGACAGTTTAAAGGGGAAAAGAAGGTTAATG TTGATCTCAACGCCCAGCAGAGATGCAACACTGTACATCCAGCAGAAAGACAACAACGAGAAACAACACTGTGACCTCGCTATTAGGAAGATCACTGTGGCAACCACTGTGGGAAGCGGAAGGGACGCCACACTCACCCTGCGACACCACCAGCTTG AGTCGGAGCCTCCACTCAGTGACCAATCCGAACATTTCTCAGATTCAGGCCTGGTCTCTGTGTTGAGAGCAGAGTTTGGCCTGTCGTCCTCTGACCTATTCTCCATGACCGTCACAGACTACGACATTAAGCCCAAT AGAGTCTTTGAGGCTCCTCCATCAAGTACTGCTCTGTTCGAGTACATTGACAACTTTCCCTCTAGGCgctcagaaaaagaaaaagaaaggaggacTCCTCTGTCCTGCTCCAATGGCAAGCAAAATCCTGAAGCTGAGAATTCACTGCTCAG GTTCATGTCTAAGAGGAGACTGCTGCTCATCTCTGCTCCTTCTGAGGACGACTACTCCTTCCAACAGCAGCATTCTGCTTTCAGTGGACAGGAGTGTAACCTGG GCATTCGCCACTTTGCCATGTTGAAGCTGATTGGAACTGGAGACAAAGCATCAGGAACGGTTGAACTGTTTCCCCTTAACG GTCGTAGTCAGAGTGAAGTTGAGCCGTTATCCCCCGACATGGTCAACAATCTGAGAGAACAGCTGAAGATCAGTAAGGACTATTTCAGCATGCTGGTTGTAGGGAAGGATAGCGATGTCAAGGCATGGTTCCCATCACCCATGTGGTCTCTGGATAGCATCTATGACCTGGTGGACTCCATGGAGCTACGCCTCCAGGAGGAGAAGCTGCAGAAGAAACTGGGGATCCACTGCCctgaggacagagggagagaaggcaGTGAGGGGGGGCATTATCACAGCTATGATGAAGACAGGGCGGAGGAGACATATTTGTATTACAAGTCAGAGGAATGA